The sequence TGCTCGGCCAGAAGGTCACGCCGCTGGATCGCGCGGGTATCTACGTGCCGGGTGGCAAGGCGGCGTATCCGTCGTCGGTGCTGATGAACGCGATTCCGGCACGCGTGGCCGGGGTGCGCGAAATTGTCATGGTTGTGCCGACGCCGGATGGCGTGAAGAATCCGCTGGTGCTGGCGGCTGCCTTGCTGGGCGGCGTGGATCGGGTGTTCACGATCGGCGGTGCGCAGGCGGTGGCCGCCTTGGCGTACGGCACGCAAACGGTGCCTGCAGTCGACAAGATCTGCGGCCCGGGCAATGCCTATGTCGCGTCGGCCAAGCGCCGCGTGTTCGGCACGGTCGGGATCGATATGATCGCCGGGCCGTCGGAAATTCTCGTGTTGTGCGACGGTACGACGGACCCGCGCTGGATCGCGATGGACCTGTTCTCGCAAGCCGAGCACGACGAGCTCGCGCAATCCATCCTGCTGTGCCCGGACGGTGCCTTCATCGCCCGCGTGCGCGACGCGATCAACGAACTGCTGCCCACCATGCCGCGCCAGGACGTGATCCGCGCGTCGCTCGAAGGCCGCGGTGCGTTGATCAAGGTGCGCGATATGGCTGAAGCCTGCTCGATCGCCAACGACATCGCCCCGGAACACCTCGAAATCTCCGCGCTGGAGCCGCATCAGTGGGGCCAACTGATCCGCCATGCCGGTGCGATCTTCCTCGGCCGCTACACCAGCGAAAGCCTCGGCGACTACTGCGCCGGGCCGAATCATGTGCTGCCTACGTCCCGTACCGCACGGTTCTCGTCACCCTTGGGCGTCTACGATTTCTTCAAGCGTTCGAGCGTGATCGAGGTCAGTGCGGAAGGCGCGCAGACGCTCGGCGAGATCGCTGCTGAACTCGCCTATGGCGAAGGCTTGCAGGCGCACGCTCGGAGTGCCGAATACCGTATGCGGCAGAACGGCTAAGCGCGGCTGAACGCGGGGAGCCGGAGCACGGAGCAGGCGGGCATCGAACCGATGTCCGCGAACTCCGACGACGGATTTCGCGCGGTTTCCCGTTTAAATAACGACAATAGAGACCAACCTGGGGCAGTCCGCAAGCCGCCGATACCCGGCCGGCGTCTCCTGTGCGGCCCGGTCCACTGACATATGACGACACCTCAAGACATCATCCGCCGCGACGTGCTCGCGATGACGAGCTATCCGGTTCCGGACGCCACGGGCTACATTAAGCTCGATGCGATGGAAAATCCGTTTCCGCTGCCACCGGTACTCGCTGCCCATCTGGGCGAGCATCTGGCCGGCGTCGCGTTGAACCGCTACCCGGCGCCGCGCCCGGAAGCGCTGATCGAGAAGATCAAGCGCGTGATGGGCGTGCCCGCCGGTTGCGACGTGCTGCTTGGCAACGGCTCGGATGAAATCATCAGCATGGTGTCGGTGGCGTGCGCGAAGCCGGGCGCCAAGGTGCTCGCGCCGGTGCCGGGTTTCGTGATGTATCAGATGTCGGCGAAGCTGGCGAATCTGGAATTCATCGGCGTGCCGCTGAAGGCGGATTTCACGCTCGACACCGAAGCGATGCTCGCGGCGATCGCCGAGCATGAACCGGCGATCGTCTATCTGGCCTATCCGAACAACCCGACGGGCACGCTGTACGACGACGCGGACATGGAGCGCATCATCGCCGCGGCGAGCAAAAGCCTGGTGGTGATCGACGAGGCGTACCAGCCGTTTGCGCAGCAAAGCTGGCTGCCACGCGCCGATGCGTTCGATAACGTCGTCGTGATGCGTACCGTGTCCAAGCTCGGTCTGGCCGGCATCCGCCTGGGGTATCTGGTCGGCAAGCCCGCCTGGCTTACCGAATTCGACAAGGTGCGCCCGCCCTACAACACCAACGTGCTGACGCAAGCCGCCGCCGATTTCCTGCTCGACCACGTCGACGTGCTCGACACTCAGGCCGCGCAATTGCGCGAAGAACGCACGAAACTCGCGCAAGCCGTGGCCCAATTGCCGGGCGCCGAAGTGTTCCCGAGCGCCGGCAACTTCCTGCTGGTGCGGGTGCCTGACGCATCCGTTATGTTCGAAACGCTGCTGGCTGCACGAGTTCTGATCAAAAACGTGAGTAAAATGCATCCATTGCTGGTCAATTGCGTGCGTTTGACCGTCGGTTCGCCCGAAGAAAACGCCCAGTTGATCGCCGGACTGAAACTCGTGCTGCATTGAACGGCGTGCCGAATGGCCGCGTGAGCGCTTTTCCCTACGGCGGGAAGCGCGCGCGGCCCGCCGTTTTCCCAACCCACATACCTATCGCTTTCTAGCTAGATTCGAGGAATTACCATGCGCCTTGCGGAAGTCGTTCGCAACACCAGCGAAACGCAGATCCGTGTGAAGATCAATCTGGACGGCACCGGTCAGCAGAAGCTGGCCACCGGCGTGCCGTTTCTTGATCACATGCTCGACCAGATCGCACGGCATGGATTGTTCGATCTCGACATCGAAGCGCATGGCGACTTGCATATCGACGACCATCACACGGTCGAAGACGTCGGCATCACGCTCGGCCAGGCCGTCGCGAAGGCCATCGGCGATCGCAAGGGCATTCGCCGCTACGGTCATTCCTACGTGCCGCTCGACGAAGCGCTGTCGCGCGTCGTGATCGACTTTTCCGGCCGTCCGGGCCTCGAATTCCATGTGCCGTTCACGCGTGCGCGCATCGGCACGTTCGACGTCGATCTCTCCATCGAATTTTTCCGCGGCTTCGTGAACCACGCCGGCGTCACGCTGCATATCGATAACCTGCGCGGCCTGAACGCTCATCATCAGATGGAAACGGTGTTCAAGGCCTTCGGGCGTGCATTGCGTATGGCCGTCGAGATGGACGAACGCGCGGCGGGGCAGATTCCGTCGACCAAGGGCAGCCTTTAAGCGCCCATTTACGAGCCTCGAGACCAGGACCGGCTGCGCTTGCCCGCGCCCGGTGTGCGATGGACATTCTGAAGTCGTTTATTTCGCTGCTGGCGCTGATCAACCCGGTCGGCGCCATCCCGTTCTTCATGAGCCTGACGGCGCATCAGAGCGACGTCGAGCGGCGCAAAACCATCCGCATTGCGGCGATTTCGGTGTTTTGCGTGATCGCGGTGACCACGCTGCTCGGCCAGCAGATCATCAGCTTCTTTGGCATTTCGGTCGGGTCGCTTGAAGTGGGCGGCGGGATCATCATGCTGTTGATGGCGATCAACATGCTGAACGCGCAGATCGGTAACAGCCGTTCGACGCCGGAAGAGCGTCATGAGGCCGAGCAGAAGGACAACATCGCGGTCGTGCCGCTGGCGATCCCGCTGCTGACCGGCCCGGGTGCGATCAGTACCACGATTATTTATGCGGCCGGCTCGGCGCACTGGTACGACCGGCTCAGCCTGATCGCGATCGGCGCCGTGCTGGCGGCGATCTGTTTTTTTTCGCTGCGCCTCGCTGAACCGATTGCCCGCTGGGTGGGTCGCACCGGTATCAACATCGGTACGCGGCTCATGGGTTTGATGTTGTCGGCGCTGGCGGTGGAATTCATCGTCGATGGATTGAAGGCATTGCTGCCTAACTTGAAATGAAAACTTCGATAGCGATTGTGGATTACGGAATGGGCAACCTGCGCTCGGTTGCCCAGGCGCTACGCAAAGCCGCGCCGGAAGCGGAGGTGGTGATCGTCGACCAGCCCGAAGCGATCCGCTCGGCTGATCGCGTGGTGCTGCCCGGCCAGGGCGCCATGCCCGACTGCATGCGCAGTCTGGCCGAATCCGGCCTGCAGGAAGCGGTCATTGAAGCCTCGCGCAACAAGCCGCTGATGGGCGTGTGCGTCGGCGAGCAGATGCTGTTCGACTGGAGCGCCGAGGGCGATACACCTGGCCTCGGCCTGTTGCCCGGCAAGGTGCTGCGCTTCGACCTGG comes from Burkholderia sp. GAS332 and encodes:
- a CDS encoding histidinol dehydrogenase; translation: MNARLTETEPRMSIKIRKLDSSAPDFQKSLHAVLAFEASEDEAIERSVAQILNDVKARGDAAVLEYTNRFDRVEAKSVAALELPMSELEAALEGLEPKRRAALEAAAARVRGYHEKQKIECGSHSWQYTEADGTVLGQKVTPLDRAGIYVPGGKAAYPSSVLMNAIPARVAGVREIVMVVPTPDGVKNPLVLAAALLGGVDRVFTIGGAQAVAALAYGTQTVPAVDKICGPGNAYVASAKRRVFGTVGIDMIAGPSEILVLCDGTTDPRWIAMDLFSQAEHDELAQSILLCPDGAFIARVRDAINELLPTMPRQDVIRASLEGRGALIKVRDMAEACSIANDIAPEHLEISALEPHQWGQLIRHAGAIFLGRYTSESLGDYCAGPNHVLPTSRTARFSSPLGVYDFFKRSSVIEVSAEGAQTLGEIAAELAYGEGLQAHARSAEYRMRQNG
- a CDS encoding histidinol phosphate aminotransferase apoenzyme, which encodes MTTPQDIIRRDVLAMTSYPVPDATGYIKLDAMENPFPLPPVLAAHLGEHLAGVALNRYPAPRPEALIEKIKRVMGVPAGCDVLLGNGSDEIISMVSVACAKPGAKVLAPVPGFVMYQMSAKLANLEFIGVPLKADFTLDTEAMLAAIAEHEPAIVYLAYPNNPTGTLYDDADMERIIAAASKSLVVIDEAYQPFAQQSWLPRADAFDNVVVMRTVSKLGLAGIRLGYLVGKPAWLTEFDKVRPPYNTNVLTQAAADFLLDHVDVLDTQAAQLREERTKLAQAVAQLPGAEVFPSAGNFLLVRVPDASVMFETLLAARVLIKNVSKMHPLLVNCVRLTVGSPEENAQLIAGLKLVLH
- a CDS encoding imidazoleglycerol-phosphate dehydratase; translated protein: MRLAEVVRNTSETQIRVKINLDGTGQQKLATGVPFLDHMLDQIARHGLFDLDIEAHGDLHIDDHHTVEDVGITLGQAVAKAIGDRKGIRRYGHSYVPLDEALSRVVIDFSGRPGLEFHVPFTRARIGTFDVDLSIEFFRGFVNHAGVTLHIDNLRGLNAHHQMETVFKAFGRALRMAVEMDERAAGQIPSTKGSL
- a CDS encoding multiple antibiotic resistance protein — translated: MDILKSFISLLALINPVGAIPFFMSLTAHQSDVERRKTIRIAAISVFCVIAVTTLLGQQIISFFGISVGSLEVGGGIIMLLMAINMLNAQIGNSRSTPEERHEAEQKDNIAVVPLAIPLLTGPGAISTTIIYAAGSAHWYDRLSLIAIGAVLAAICFFSLRLAEPIARWVGRTGINIGTRLMGLMLSALAVEFIVDGLKALLPNLK
- a CDS encoding imidazole glycerol phosphate synthase subunit hisH, giving the protein MKTSIAIVDYGMGNLRSVAQALRKAAPEAEVVIVDQPEAIRSADRVVLPGQGAMPDCMRSLAESGLQEAVIEASRNKPLMGVCVGEQMLFDWSAEGDTPGLGLLPGKVLRFDLEGQVQDDGSRFKVPQMGWNRVRQAQPHPLWDGVADNAFFYFVHSYYVVPDNAAHTSGETVYGVPFTSAVARDNIFATQFHPEKSAEAGLRVYRNFVHWNP